GTGTTgttcattattattaaatataagattagCCTTAGTAacagaattatttttgttagttttgGTTCTACTGGTATATGTAAGACTTGGGTCATATTCCCAAAATTAGGTTTTTCAATTCAAGTAATTCTTCTTCTCTTAATTCAATATGGTATCAGGCATTTTCTGGTCTTGATTACCTCCTTGTCTTTCCCTTTTCCCttaatttttttcctcttcAATGGCTGAAAACCCTTTCTCTGATTTTTCCTCAAATCCTTCAAATCCCTATTATCTACATCCCAATGAGAATCCATCTTTGGTTCTCGTTACCCCATTATTGGACAGCAAGAATTACAATTCATGGGCACGCGCAATGAAGGTCGCATTAATCTCCaagaacaaattaaaatttgtcgACGGCACCTTTCTTCAATCGGCTTCTACGCATGTTCTTCACGATCCATGGGTTCGCTGCAACAATATGGTGCTCTCTTGGTTGCAACGCTCGATTTCCGAGAGTATCGCTCAATCAATTCTTTGGATCGATAACGCACACACAGTTTGGAAAAATCTAGAAAATCGATTCTCTCAAGGtgacattttcaaaatttcagatATCCAAGATGATCTCACAAGACTTCAGCAAGGTAACCTCGACATTACCAACTATTTCACGAAATTAACCTCTTTATGGGAACAAATAGATTCATTTCGACCCATTCGCGATTGCGTTTGTGCTATTCAATGTACTTGTGGGGCAGCTACTGACCTTAGAAAATATAAGAATCAAGATCGGGTCATAAAATTTCTCAAAGGTTTGAATGAACAATTTTCCAATGTTCGTTCTCAAATCATGCTTCTTGAGCCCCTCCCTTCTTTGGATAAAACTTTTTCTTTAGTTCTTGGTCAAGAACGACAACTCAGTGTTCAAGCATCCTCTGATTCGGCCCCTGAAAATCAAGCTATGGCcatgcaaattcaaaataatcactataatGGAGGAGGAAGGGGCAACAATAATTCTAATAATCGAGGTAAAGGACGCAATAATTCTGGGTTTGGTCGTGGTCCATATCAGAATTCTAATCGAATTTTTCTTTAGTTCTTGGTCAAGAACGACAACTCAATGTTCAAGCATCCTCTGATTCTACCTCTGAAAATCAAGCTATGGCCATGCAAgttcaaaataatcactataACGGAGGAGGAAGGGGCAGCAATAATTCTAATAATCGAGGTAAAGGACGCAATAATTCTGGGTTTGGTCGTGGTCCATATCATAATTCTAATCGGATTTGTACTCATTGTGGTCGAACAACCCACACAGTGGAAACATGTTTTCTAAAACATGGTTATCCACCCGGTTTTCAACAAAGACATTCTCGAGTAGCCCTCAATACTGCAACTGCTTCAGTTTCTCAAGATTCCTCTCCAGCTGACCAAGAGAGCACCGACGCATCTCTTACTATTATTCAAGATCAGTATAATCAGATTCTTCAACTTCTCCAAAATAATCTTGCTGTTTCTTCATCTACAACACCGGTTCAGCCTTCAACTAATACTGTTGCTGttcaaaataatcatctcaAGTCAGTTTCCTCTCCTTTAGGTAAGCAAGTTGTCTATTGGGTAATGGATACAGGTGTTACTCATCACATAACTcataattttgttcatttttctaCTCATGCTATTGTTCAGCCTATTACTATGAAATTACCTAATGGTCAAACTACTACTACTAATATATCTGGTTCTATACAAATATTTGAACATATTACTTTGCATGATGTATACTATCTTCCAGATTTTCATGTTAATTTGATATCTGTAACAAAATTGGTTGACTCGGCTAAATGTTACCTTACCTTTACTACTGATAAATGCTTCATTTTGCAGAATTACCCCAAGAAAGTGATTGGTACAGCTGATAGACATGGAGATCTCTATGTGGAGGGAATAGTTCCAAAGGAGGTAGCCAAGGACGGGAGAGGTCCAGATGGTGTGGATGGTTTACTAGACGGGCCAAcagcttctgaaaagttaaaaaattggcTAATACTAATAATGGAtgaacttgtttttttttttgggacaCAAAAAGTGGTGACATGACACTTTTATGTGGATTGGGCAGTAGTGTTCCAAAGTCATGAGGTGGTGAGTGAAGGATTTGAGAATATGAGAGGAAATCAGTGGAGGATAAGGTGGATGGTTGAggaaaaacagagaatgttgaTGTAGGTGGAATTTTTTGTGGAGAATGTTCTAGTTtttgtggagaatgttctggagaacgttctcggtttgatggagaatgttctggagcaGTTTATGGAACTGCATCTCCTGATTGATCAAATGATGAAGGTGAGAAGGGAATAGGGATTGTGGCAGTCCTTCGTCGTGCAGACCATTTTCTTTTCAATGATGTTCGAAAGGAAGATGTTGTTGTTGTGGGTTGAGCATATAGTGTTTTGCGCATATGGGATAGGTTCTTAATGGaaaatttggagattttgatGAGTGATTTTTCAGATGAGAATGGAACTCCAAAATGCCTAAAGACTTTAGTCAATATCAATTCCATAAGGAATGGTATTTTTCTTGTAGTATTTGGTAGCAGCACAAATCATGTGTTGGATGATCACATGAGGAATGTTTAGAAGCTTACAATTGAGGAGATGATAGATGAGTAAGGCGTCGTTGGCAGAGACATACTCGTGACTTTCACAGTGGGGAATGAGAGTATGATGGCACATGTTGTTAAACACCTTTGGGAGAGGTTTGAGGTATGTTGAAAGGTAGCAGGTGTAGCCTTCTTGAAACAAATCATAAAGGACTTCAGTCTCTTTTAGATTCAAAGTTGAATACCACTGGTTGCCAAACACAGATGGTCCTTCTGCTGGTAGTTGAAGAATGGAGGCCAAGATGTCTGGGGTTAGGCGGATCTCAACTCCCTTAATCGTGGATATGATAAGGGATTTATCAGAAAAGGTTTTTGCATTGCAGTAGAATGCTCAGACAACATCAGGGTAATTCAGATGTTTGTAAGAATGAAGTTCAGCCAAAAGCATCAGTGTGATGCTGGACAACATTACCATCAACAATGAGCTTTTCAAAGACAAAAACTCAACCGATTCCAATTGGGCGTTGAACCCATTTATCTTTGAAAAGTTTGGAGTTTTTGGGGGAAACCAGAGGTAGTGTATTTGGTTTGGATTTTTGGGTAGGTGAAGATGGTTCAGATGTTTCAAAAGTGGATGGAGATGAAAGTTCTGGTGTTGGAGAACGTTTGGTTTTTGTTGATGGGGGTGGTGTACAGAGTGGAGAAGTTTCTGGATTTGGAGAAGGTTATGAAGGAGAGATTGGAGGAGcagaagaacattcttgatgtggagaacgttctttttATGGAGAGCATGGGGGGATACTTACTagagaacattcttgatttgTAGAACGTTATGGATTTGGAACAGGGGAACATTTTGGAGATGGAGACTGTTCTGGAGAAGTTGTTTCATTGagttttaggttttgtttgggtgcaagcattttctttcttttgggttttttgagtttgtttctggcTATAAACTGAGCAATGGTCATGGTGGTTTTAGTTTTCATGGTCTTTTTGGATTGagttgaaggttgagatgatttTGGGAGAGATGAAAATATTTCTTCGATCAATCTCCTTTTTTGATTTGGAGGAGTTGATTGAGAGGGTTCGGAAGAGAATGAAGATTTTGAAGGAGTGATGGGTTTGGGTTGTGCTTTTTCTTTAACGGTTGTGGGATGAGGAATTTTAGATGAGTCATCAGTCTCGGAATCGGAGATGATGAAGTAAAAGGGTTTTTCTGTTTTGGCTTTGGAAGTTCCAATGTCAGATTGAACTCTCATGGAGCGTCTTTTTGGTATCATAGGTTTTCTTAGATGAGGATGAACTTGAGCAATATTAGGAGGAGGACAcgtgtatagtggtggaagaacaGTGGATAGGGGATTGAGATTGATAGGATGATTATTAGGGTTAGTTTCAGGGGATGATGAAAGATAGTCAGAAAATGAAGTATCAAAGGAGGTGTGTGGTGAAGTTGGTCGTGGTGGTGGAGAAGGTGAGCGTTGAAATGAATTAGATAATGGGGATGATGAAGATTGTGAACAGGGATAAACATTATTTCTTGCAGATTGTTTTGTCTGTGTCATGGCTTGGGAGTTGAGAAGTCTGAGTGAGAGGGattggaggaagaagatgagagGTTTAAAGGTTTTGTTTGCTGTTTTTTAGGAAAAGAAAATGTAGTGGTTAAAGGAATTGTCAGAAACGTGAGAAGGACGATAATTATCTTGGGAAAGAGGAGAGAATTTTGGGGGCAGGAGTGTTGTGTCAGTTTCTCTTTTACAGGTAAAGAGACACATGCATTAAATGTCAAGATTTCCCTTTTTGGTTTGAGAGGGAAAGTGATGACTCAGAGAAGAATGTTGGTTGACAGAACGGAGACCGATGTCTggaaaaacggagattgataaatgatctctgttttctgcagaaACATAaaggatgtattcgaatacaaggtacaaattttgaataaatctgaacgttacaaagatgtgtattcgaatacatacatcctgtattcgaatacaactggaaacaATACCATTTTTTAGAtctgaaatggttctagatcattgtatttgttcatcaaatctcttagatcaatggccacgaatctgaagagatgtttatggagtataaatacaccataacttgatatcaaaaaataacaatccTTTGAATCAAACcttaaacaactttgaacaaaattatgatttttacaaagtacttgcatttcactttcatatcattcagaaaagttctcaaagtacttgaagtattattggattgaaatcattatacctctcttatatccttattctaaatcatattgtatcacttgtaaaagaaagtagtactttcttaaattagcttaatctaagatagttgTGTGCTATCttgaagtattgttagaagtttgtagcaaaaAATCCCAaggtgggaattgtacattttctgacaacaaatggattaatctcttgtggtgtgcaagaggactggatatacccttggtcataagggaaaccaagataatttttttttttcttctgccatttatatttttacatacatcaatcctaaactcaaaaataatccactaaaactctaaaaaccagaaaatctcctaacacctaattcaccccccctcttaggcgtacatCTGTTCTTAcacatcacgctaccataggcttgaaaaaattctagttatcaatcacaatgcaacaaacacatacactttttgaggactttcgggttgtaatggggcttaggtaagactatgacattttgggataataggctttactacttggagttcggcatacatttccaaattattctaccatttttttatttttcttcatttttttattttggagattctcaaacattgacaacagaaccaagaagatattatttaccaaagtacacaaactgaatttttttttctttttttttcttctttcttcttttttttttctttttaatttctttttgtaagaatcaccaccccaaacttaaaaggttgttatcccatgagcaacccctaacttagaattttaccaagacaagacaaaaatttcctacctaactccaagtaaggtgatgtaATGAGAGTTAGGTCTTTggtttgtaatgtggctagtgaCTGAaagaaaagggcaaggctcaaagggctAGCAaatggtaaaattttcataggtaGTTAGAAAAGCTCAAACGACTAAACAAAATTGcctcagtgtatgcataaattacaaataatgcaagttagaattagtgcaagttctgaagagATAAAACATgtttggataatcacacaacaaagaattaaaatgtttaggcccaaaagctcacaactaggataataagaaagagtatgaactatctaaatgatgccaaATGTGCtactacaaaaattatttaatggcAAGTAAGACTTCGACAACCAATGAGTAATCAataatgcatgcattagtgaaacttatcgaattgagcaatgatatgagcaacgAAATAGAGTTTGAATTTCAAAATCTcaaacagaaaacttaagaccaaatgcaagttgttaataattcttcatcatagtgcacgtttacacacaattagaaagaaacaaattcaaataaaaaaataagattgcaaaaaaaataaaagttacatcTACCTGCTGattgcctcccacgaagcgcttctttaaagtcattagcttgacgtctcaactattgtcaatgtggcatatatgacaggaagaacacatcatccttctcaccaagagatgcatatttcaaatgaggtggcaattgcttgAGTTCAGTCGATGGCGTATCTTTCattttctctacatattcattttcattcattttcaACCTCTCCCATGTAGTGGGAAAACGGGGGGAgtaagatggtgatgcttctaacatggctaaaGCCTCTTTCACCTTTggatctttactttctttaacaacatcttggagTAGGCATAATACTCTTTCTAATAGCATAATGGGTCCTTgatgttcaacttcttcatcgactatcgaattaaaaatctcaatttgcTTGCACCATTCTCTTTTGTTTGAATGCtacatggcttttaaaatattgaatgtaactgttttctcatttaccttaaaggttaagaaCGGTCtacccaaaatcaaaggaatgtcattgtcttccttCATGTCTAGTATCACGAAATctactggaaaaatgaacttatccactttaaccaacacatcttccaccactccataggggtgtttcattgagcgattcgcaaattgtagcatcagttgtgtgtctttgacttttccaatgcccagtttgttgtaaaagttctatttccaatggcgCACGAGATTGAAAAGCTTCTAGGATCCTTGAGTTTCGACGGTagttttctctgtagtataacaaaacggggggagtaagatggtgatgcttctaacatggctaaaGCCTCTTTCACCTTTggatctttactttctttaacaacatcttggagTAGGCATAATACTCTTTCTAATAGCATAATGGGTCCTTgatgttcaacttcttcatcgactatcgaattaaaaatctcaatttgcTTGCACCATTCTCTTTTGTTTGAATGCtacatggcttttaaaatattgaatgtaactgttttctcatttaccttaaaggttaagaaCGGTCtacccaaaatcaaaggaatgtcattgtcttccttCATGTCTAGTATCACGAAATctactggaaaaatgaacttatccactttaaccaacacatcttccaccactccataggggtgtttcattgagcgattcgcaaattgtagcatcagttgtgtgtctttgacttttccaatgcccagtttgttgtaaaagttctatttccaatggcgCACGAGATTGAAAAGCTTCTAGGATCCTTGAGTTTCGACGGTagttttctctgtagtataACATTACATTCTTTGgtaagcatcactgtttcaccgctgatttttcttttcttcgacagaatctccttcatgaacttggcgtatgttggcatctgttcCAGTacctctgcaaaaggaatgttaatatgtaattttttaaaaacatcaaggaacttaccgaattatttttctgtttcttccttttttaatctttgaggaaacggaagtcgaatttctggttttggcagtgattccccttttttgtaccacaagttcttcctccttttcaagagtgatATGCTCCTCAACTGATGTCGGTGTGACTATTTCCTCTGAGTGGGTCGAAATTGAAGTACTTACACTTTGTTTGGCTTTAagcggtacttgttcacttactttgccactccttgttgtcacaaCATTGACATTATTTCGTGGATTCGGAAtcgtgtcactaggcaaatttctagtcgttctttgtgccatttattgagcaagttgacccacttgagtttccagattctttatggatgaagagtgatttttctggatgacTTTTGACTCTTCAACgaaagaacttgtgcttgtcactaatttctccataTCACTGTCCCAAGCAACCTTTCTAGGTGggaattggtttgtttgagctccttgttgaccttGAGATCCACCTTGCCgatctctccaagaaaaatttggatgatttctccaaccagggttgtacgtactagagtagggattattctgcctcctgttattactaacaaaattcacATGTTCTAGTGCTTCACAagctccagttttatgtgctcctccacaaaggcTACAACTAGtatgctttagtaatttgacaggggCCACTTGgagttgtatatttagagctaccATCCTCTTCTTTATCTTAGCGGCGATAATGTAActccccgatttttaacagcgcgagtgtatttttttttcaaaacaaattcataaaaacaaagaaatagagaagaaaatatttttggataaatatttaattcgtaacacaacgacaaataagtcaacataatttacaagcagcggaatagtttttgaaatatgaatccaaagtatttacacttgaaaaagtggtacatggaccccatcataataaaatgtcaaacatacaatattagtataggtacagtcttccaaattaaaataaacacaacccaaaaagaaagacgtctagtccctatacatcaacctaatctgatcattctaccaaaaaaactatacatcctgaatgatcttcacgcgccccgcaagatcctcctgacacagctccagtcaggtgtgtccaactaccttcccatctatagggtactaaccggtaggatggtcctggttctcatctgagggtaaagcccagatttccacaatagttgtaaagggtcaccaaccgaaattaacaattaacacataatatttaagtttttaaatgcacaaaataatctttcaacttagcatgcaccttaaaagggtttccatatgccaaacattcataaacaaggttgaaaaatgaagtttttaacaaaataacactgttgtattcgaatacagcatctatgtattcgaatacaaggttgtttcagcatTCAACAGCAAAAACAGTAtgtctgtatttgaatacagccttctgtattcgactacacagcaagtcagtagcaaaacagcatgtctgtattcgaatgcaGCCTTTTGTATTCAACtgcacagtaagtcagtggcaaaaacagcatgtatgtattcgaatacacatcagacaacagcagaaaaacagcaaaattcagcttttaaaagggttttgaaatcaatcaacacttacacacaaatccaatcaatcacacttagcagttatagcacaatcaccatgacgacttgagtttcgaaaaggttttgcaatcaatcacacttacacacaatttcaaaacttacacacttaacaattatagcacaatcactacgacaacttgagtttcaaaatgcttttgcaatcaatcatacttacacacaattccacaacatccacacttggcaattataacacaatcaccatgacgacttgagttcaaacactcaatcataatcttgaatcaaacacgactcgcgtgccaagcaccttaatgcaatgcgtatatgccaaaatgcatgaactcggaattccaaaccaaaaccctcatcgaagggccgtaaatcataactgtaccgcctatcacaggccgaagtattAAATTActgaggtgctacctatcacgggtcaacacgatttactaaaaacgtaaatcgtaaatgtaccgcctatcacaggccaaagtactatttaccgaggtgccacctatcacgggtcaacacgatttaccaaaaNNNNNNNNNNNNNNNNNNNNNNNNNNNNNNNNNNNNNNNNNNNNNNNNNNNNNNNNNNNNNNNNNNNNNNNNNNNNNNNNNNNNNNNNNNNNNNNNNNNNNNNNNNNNNNNNNNNNNNNNNNNNNNNNNNNNNNNNNNNNNNNNNNNNNNNNNNNNNNNNNNNNNNNNNNNNNNNNNNNNNNNNNNNNNNNNNNNNNNNNNNNNNNNNNNNNNNNNNNNNNNNNNNNNNNNNNNNNNNNNNNNNN
This region of Cicer arietinum cultivar CDC Frontier isolate Library 1 chromosome 8, Cicar.CDCFrontier_v2.0, whole genome shotgun sequence genomic DNA includes:
- the LOC101494650 gene encoding uncharacterized protein — protein: MAENPFSDFSSNPSNPYYLHPNENPSLVLVTPLLDSKNYNSWARAMKVALISKNKLKFVDGTFLQSASTHVLHDPWVRCNNMVLSWLQRSISESIAQSILWIDNAHTVWKNLENRFSQGDIFKISDIQDDLTRLQQGNLDITNYFTKLTSLWEQIDSFRPIRDCVCAIQCTCGAATDLRKYKNQDRVIKFLKGLNEQFSNVRSQIMLLEPLPSLDKTFSLVLGQERQLSVQASSDSAPENQAMAMQIQNNHYNGGGRGNNNSNNRGKGRNNSGFGRGPYQNSNRIFL